From a single Pseudomonas triticicola genomic region:
- a CDS encoding class I SAM-dependent methyltransferase yields the protein MNCRGCAAPLSLPLIDLGTSPPSNAYVHADRLEQAEQWVPLKVAVCEQCWLVQTEDYTSADRLFDAEYAYFSSFSSTWLNHAERYVAEMSERFGLSADSRVVEIAANDGYLLQYVAARGIPCLGVEPTRSTAQAAREKGLEIRELFFGRDTATQLRSEGWSADLMAANNVLAHVPDINDFLAGFATLLKPTGVATFEFPQLLTLMAGAQFDTLYHEHYSYLSLTAVQTLCERNGLEVFDVRQLSTHGGSLRVFVQRKDGQRRAVLPAVQQQLQTELVAGVKTAEYYATLAPAAERIKHDLLRFLLQAKADGKRVVGYGAAAKGNTLLNYAGVKADLLAWVADANPHKQGKFLPGSRIPIVAPAQIEIDKPDYVLVLPWNLLQEVSQQLAQVRQWDGRFVIAVPELKVL from the coding sequence ATGAACTGCCGTGGGTGCGCCGCACCGCTGAGCCTGCCGCTGATCGACCTCGGCACTTCGCCGCCGTCCAACGCCTACGTGCACGCCGATCGCCTGGAACAGGCCGAGCAATGGGTCCCGCTGAAAGTCGCGGTGTGCGAGCAATGCTGGCTGGTCCAGACTGAGGACTACACCAGTGCCGACAGACTTTTCGACGCCGAATATGCCTATTTCAGCTCGTTCTCCAGCACCTGGCTGAATCACGCCGAGCGCTATGTCGCCGAGATGAGCGAGCGCTTCGGTCTCAGCGCCGACAGCCGCGTGGTCGAAATCGCCGCCAATGATGGTTACCTGCTGCAATACGTCGCCGCGCGCGGCATCCCGTGCCTGGGTGTCGAGCCGACCCGCAGCACCGCGCAAGCGGCACGGGAAAAAGGCCTGGAGATTCGTGAGCTGTTCTTCGGCCGCGACACCGCCACGCAATTGCGCAGCGAAGGCTGGAGCGCCGACCTGATGGCGGCCAACAACGTGCTTGCCCATGTGCCGGACATCAACGATTTCCTCGCCGGCTTCGCGACGTTGCTCAAGCCGACCGGAGTCGCCACCTTCGAGTTTCCGCAACTGCTGACGCTGATGGCTGGCGCGCAGTTCGACACGCTGTATCACGAACACTATTCCTACCTGTCGCTGACCGCCGTGCAGACCTTGTGCGAGCGCAATGGCCTGGAAGTGTTTGACGTCAGGCAGTTGAGCACTCACGGTGGCTCGTTGCGCGTTTTCGTGCAACGCAAGGACGGCCAGCGCCGTGCTGTTCTTCCGGCAGTCCAGCAACAACTGCAGACCGAACTCGTTGCCGGGGTGAAAACCGCCGAGTACTACGCGACCCTCGCGCCGGCTGCCGAACGCATCAAACATGACCTGCTGCGCTTCCTGTTGCAGGCCAAAGCCGACGGTAAACGTGTGGTCGGATACGGGGCGGCGGCCAAGGGCAATACCTTGCTCAACTACGCCGGCGTCAAAGCGGATCTGCTGGCCTGGGTGGCCGATGCCAATCCGCACAAGCAGGGCAAATTCTTGCCGGGCAGCCGCATTCCGATCGTGGCGCCGGCGCAGATCGAAATCGACAAACCGGACTACGTACTGGTGCTGCCGTGGAACCTGCTGCAAGAAGTCAGTCAGCAACTGGCGCAGGTGCGTCAGTGGGACGGGCGCTTCGTCATCGCCGTGCCTGAGTTGAAAGTGCTGTGA
- the rfbF gene encoding glucose-1-phosphate cytidylyltransferase, with product MKAVILAGGLGTRISEESHLKPKPMIEIGGKPILWHIMKQYSAHGIHDFVICLGYKGYAIKDFFANYFLHTSDVTFNMRENRMDVHQNYSEPWSVTLIDTGEETMTGGRLLRAGRYLKDEDAFCFTYGDGVSDLNIRELVDYHKGHGRLATVTAVQPPGRYGALERQGDQVLGFTEKPRGDGGWINGGFFVLSPKVLPYIAGDETTWEAEPLARLAREEQLKAFEHDGFWQPMDTLRDKNHLEALWQSGEAPWKQWA from the coding sequence ATGAAGGCAGTAATTTTGGCGGGTGGCCTCGGCACGCGCATCAGCGAAGAATCGCACCTCAAGCCCAAGCCGATGATCGAGATCGGCGGCAAGCCAATTCTCTGGCACATCATGAAGCAGTATTCCGCTCACGGGATCCACGACTTCGTCATCTGCCTGGGCTACAAGGGCTACGCGATCAAGGACTTCTTCGCCAACTATTTCCTGCACACCTCCGACGTCACTTTCAACATGCGTGAAAACCGCATGGACGTACATCAGAACTACAGCGAGCCGTGGAGCGTGACCCTCATCGACACCGGCGAGGAGACCATGACCGGTGGCCGCCTCTTGCGTGCCGGCCGTTACCTCAAGGATGAAGACGCGTTCTGCTTCACCTACGGCGACGGCGTTTCCGATTTGAACATCCGTGAATTGGTCGATTACCACAAGGGCCATGGTCGCCTGGCGACGGTCACTGCCGTGCAGCCACCGGGGCGCTACGGTGCACTTGAGCGTCAAGGCGATCAGGTCCTCGGCTTCACTGAAAAACCCCGTGGCGACGGCGGCTGGATCAATGGCGGCTTCTTCGTCCTGTCGCCGAAAGTCTTGCCCTACATCGCTGGCGATGAAACCACCTGGGAAGCCGAGCCGTTGGCGCGTCTGGCCCGCGAAGAGCAATTGAAAGCGTTTGAACACGACGGCTTCTGGCAACCGATGGACACGCTGCGCGACAAGAACCATCTCGAAGCGCTGTGGCAGAGCGGGGAGGCCCCATGGAAGCAATGGGCTTGA
- a CDS encoding cephalosporin hydroxylase family protein: MSDNLIKAFEAECQAEVVAQGRNQELKALAQQFYNESAKHKYTYHFSWMGRPIIQLPQDMMAMQELIWRIKPDLVIECGIAHGGSIIYYASLLELQGHGEVLGIDRDIRAHNREAIESHPMIKRISMIEGSSLDPAVVEQVRQAAAGKKVIVVLDSNHTHEHVLEELRLYAPLVSVDSYCVVMDTVVEDMPADAFPDRPWGPGDNPKTAVWAYLKENADFEIDQQMQDKLLITVASDGYLRRVR; this comes from the coding sequence ATGAGCGATAACCTGATCAAAGCCTTCGAAGCAGAGTGCCAGGCTGAAGTGGTTGCCCAAGGCCGGAACCAGGAACTCAAGGCGCTGGCCCAGCAGTTCTATAACGAGTCGGCCAAGCACAAGTACACCTATCACTTTTCGTGGATGGGTCGCCCGATCATTCAATTGCCGCAAGACATGATGGCGATGCAGGAACTGATCTGGCGGATCAAGCCGGACCTGGTGATCGAGTGCGGTATCGCTCATGGCGGTTCGATCATTTACTACGCTTCATTGCTGGAGCTGCAGGGTCATGGCGAAGTGCTCGGCATTGATCGCGATATCCGCGCGCACAACCGTGAGGCCATCGAAAGCCATCCGATGATCAAGCGCATCAGCATGATCGAAGGCTCCAGCCTTGACCCGGCGGTGGTCGAGCAGGTGCGTCAGGCGGCTGCTGGCAAGAAGGTCATCGTGGTGCTCGACTCCAACCATACCCACGAACACGTCCTGGAAGAGTTGCGTCTCTACGCACCATTGGTGTCGGTGGACAGCTATTGCGTGGTCATGGACACCGTCGTCGAGGACATGCCGGCCGATGCTTTCCCGGATCGTCCGTGGGGCCCGGGTGACAACCCGAAGACTGCGGTGTGGGCTTATCTCAAGGAAAACGCTGATTTTGAAATCGATCAGCAGATGCAGGACAAGTTGCTGATCACCGTTGCTTCGGACGGTTATCTGCGTCGGGTTCGTTGA
- a CDS encoding dTDP-4-dehydrorhamnose 3,5-epimerase family protein, which translates to MSEFSLQALPLAGLFCVQHKRFEDQRGHFARLFCEGSLSAFGSAFHIRQINHSCTREKGSVRGLHYQDANAPEAKLITCLRGEVWDVAVDLRPDSETFLHWHAERLKAGDGRSLLIPAGFAHGFQTLTDDAELLYLHSADYAPEHEGGLLVNDPRLAIAWPLPVNNLSARDSSHPALDQHFAGVRL; encoded by the coding sequence GTGAGCGAGTTTTCCCTGCAAGCGTTGCCATTGGCCGGTCTGTTCTGCGTTCAGCACAAGCGCTTCGAAGATCAGCGCGGGCACTTCGCCCGGTTGTTCTGCGAAGGCAGCCTGAGTGCGTTCGGCAGCGCTTTCCACATCCGCCAGATCAACCATTCCTGCACCCGCGAGAAGGGCAGTGTACGTGGCCTGCATTATCAGGATGCCAACGCCCCGGAAGCCAAACTGATCACGTGCCTGCGCGGTGAAGTCTGGGATGTCGCGGTGGATCTGCGTCCTGACTCGGAAACCTTTTTGCACTGGCACGCCGAGCGCTTGAAGGCGGGCGATGGCCGCAGCCTGTTGATTCCGGCCGGTTTCGCTCATGGCTTTCAGACGCTCACCGACGACGCCGAATTGCTCTATCTGCACAGCGCCGATTACGCGCCGGAACACGAGGGCGGCTTGTTGGTAAACGATCCGCGGCTGGCGATTGCCTGGCCGTTGCCTGTCAATAATTTGTCAGCGCGTGATTCCAGCCATCCCGCGCTCGATCAACACTTTGCTGGAGTGCGTCTATGA
- the rfbG gene encoding CDP-glucose 4,6-dehydratase gives MEAMGLNADFWRGKRVLVTGHTGFKGSWLTLWLQSLGAQVSGFSLDPSTEPSLFELARVSEGINDQRGDLRDLGALLEIIAETEPEIVLHLAAQPLVREGYRDPLGTYSSNVMGTLNLLEAIRQVGGVRACVLVTTDKVYANKEWLWPYREDEALGGHDPYSSSKACCELLAQSYAASFFPADKHAEHGLALATARAGNVLGGGDFAPERLIPDVLKAWTADEPVTLRYPQAVRPWQHALEPLAGYLQLAAALYEYGPEYAGAWNFGPGEADMCSVGEVVELLANRWPQARGLRIEPSELHEAGLLRLDSSRARQVLGWQPRWSLQACLAQTLDWHLAWQNGDDMRAVTLGQLNLYRGAL, from the coding sequence ATGGAAGCAATGGGCTTGAATGCGGATTTCTGGCGTGGCAAACGCGTGCTGGTCACCGGACACACCGGTTTCAAGGGCAGTTGGCTGACCCTGTGGCTGCAAAGCCTTGGTGCGCAAGTCAGCGGTTTTTCTCTGGACCCATCGACCGAACCGAGCCTGTTCGAACTGGCGCGGGTCAGCGAGGGCATCAACGATCAGCGCGGTGACTTGCGTGACCTCGGCGCCTTGCTGGAAATCATCGCCGAGACCGAGCCTGAAATCGTCCTGCATCTGGCGGCGCAGCCCTTGGTGCGCGAAGGCTATCGCGATCCGCTCGGCACCTATTCAAGCAATGTCATGGGTACGCTGAACCTGCTCGAAGCGATTCGTCAGGTTGGCGGCGTGCGCGCCTGCGTACTGGTGACCACCGACAAGGTTTACGCCAACAAGGAATGGTTGTGGCCGTACCGCGAAGACGAAGCCCTCGGTGGTCACGATCCATACAGCAGCAGCAAGGCCTGCTGCGAATTGCTCGCGCAGTCCTATGCCGCGTCGTTTTTCCCGGCGGACAAACATGCCGAACACGGTCTGGCCCTGGCGACCGCACGCGCCGGCAATGTGCTGGGCGGTGGTGATTTTGCGCCGGAGCGACTGATCCCCGACGTACTGAAAGCCTGGACTGCCGACGAGCCGGTAACCCTGCGTTACCCTCAAGCGGTGCGCCCGTGGCAGCACGCGCTGGAGCCGCTGGCCGGATATCTGCAATTGGCTGCCGCGCTGTACGAATACGGCCCGGAATATGCTGGCGCGTGGAACTTCGGCCCCGGCGAGGCAGACATGTGCAGCGTCGGTGAAGTGGTTGAACTACTTGCCAATCGCTGGCCGCAAGCCCGTGGTCTGCGCATCGAACCGAGTGAACTGCACGAAGCCGGTCTGCTGCGTCTGGACAGCAGTCGCGCGCGGCAGGTACTCGGCTGGCAGCCGCGCTGGTCGTTGCAGGCGTGCCTGGCGCAGACCCTGGATTGGCACTTGGCGTGGCAGAACGGCGATGACATGCGCGCCGTAACTCTGGGCCAATTGAATCTGTACCGAGGCGCGCTGTGA
- a CDS encoding NAD-dependent epimerase/dehydratase family protein, translating to MKVLVTGATGFVGRHLVAALLERGCEIRAVARNAETARSMPWIDDVEFVSADIHAADLNVVALSEGIDALAHLAWPGLPNYRALFHFEHNLMADYRFIKSAVEAGVQQVLVTGTCFEYGMQSGPLSESTEPRPSNPYGLAKHTLHLFLQNLQQERSFTLQWARLFYLHGEGQNPNSLLAALDRAIDSGEPTFNMSAGEQLRDFLAIETAASHLAAILHQRDFAGVVNCASGQPVSVRALVEQRLHERGATLDLNLGHYPYPTHEPMAFWAVVERLQQLLEAQRSD from the coding sequence GTGAAGGTTCTGGTTACCGGCGCTACCGGTTTCGTCGGTCGGCATCTGGTTGCTGCATTGCTTGAACGCGGCTGCGAAATTCGCGCGGTAGCTCGCAACGCAGAAACGGCGCGAAGCATGCCGTGGATCGACGACGTCGAGTTCGTCAGCGCGGATATTCACGCTGCCGATCTGAATGTCGTCGCGCTGAGCGAAGGCATCGACGCACTTGCGCATCTGGCCTGGCCCGGCCTGCCGAACTATCGGGCGCTGTTTCATTTCGAGCACAACCTGATGGCCGATTACCGCTTTATCAAAAGTGCGGTCGAGGCGGGCGTGCAGCAGGTTCTGGTTACCGGTACCTGTTTCGAATACGGCATGCAGAGCGGCCCGCTCAGCGAGTCAACCGAGCCACGGCCGAGCAATCCTTACGGTCTGGCCAAGCACACGCTGCACTTGTTTTTGCAGAACCTGCAGCAGGAGCGGTCGTTCACTCTGCAGTGGGCGCGGTTGTTCTACCTGCACGGCGAAGGGCAGAACCCCAACAGTCTGTTGGCCGCGCTGGACCGGGCGATCGATAGCGGTGAGCCGACCTTCAACATGTCGGCCGGTGAGCAGTTGCGCGATTTCCTCGCAATTGAAACCGCTGCGAGTCATCTCGCCGCGATCCTCCATCAGCGCGACTTCGCTGGCGTAGTCAACTGCGCCAGCGGTCAACCGGTGTCGGTGCGTGCGCTGGTCGAACAGCGCTTGCATGAGCGTGGCGCAACGCTGGATTTGAACCTCGGCCACTATCCCTATCCGACCCACGAGCCCATGGCGTTCTGGGCTGTGGTGGAGCGGTTACAACAATTACTCGAGGCGCAGCGCAGCGACTGA
- a CDS encoding beta strand repeat-containing protein: protein MAVINGTNGADTLVGTSGDDEIIGWAGNDLIMGGAGADKIDGGANLDTVDYSASAAGINVDIRYNTPGRAGIGGDSEGDTLINIEKVIGSAFNDTFSIDTLTATFEGGAGDDVYIINGLGGTVIEQAGGGNDEVRTNYYSQSLGANVERLTYTGTTAFTGYGNAIDNIITGGIGNDTLFGGGGADQFIGGAGVDTAGYTDSTVGVTVNLKTGVHTGIATGDTFTDIEGIRGSNFNDTFVADGRAIAFDGSVGNMDAVDYSTSAAGINVDIRYNTPGRAGIGGDSEGDTLINIEKVIGSAFNDTFSIDTLTATFEGGAGDDVYIINGLGGTVIEQAGGGNDEVRTNYYSQSLGANVERLTYTGTTAFTGYGNAIDNIITGGIGNDTLFGGGGADQFIGGAGVDTAGYTDSTVGVTVNLKTGVHTGIATGDTFTDIEGIRGSNFNDTFVADGRAIAFDGSVGNMDAVDYSTSAAGINVDIRYNTPGRAGIGGDSEGDTLINIEKVIGSAFNDTFSIDTLTATFEGGAGDDVYIINGLGGTVIEQAGGGNDEVRTNYYSQSLGANVERLTYTGTTAFTGYGNAIDNIITGGIGNDTLFGGGGADQFIGGAGVDTAGYTDSTVGVTVNLKTGVHTGIATGDTFTDIEGIRGSNFNDTFVADGRAIAFDGSVGNMDAVDYSTSAAGINVDIRYNTPGRAGIGGDSEGDTLINIEKVIGSAFNDTFSIDTLTATFEGGAGDDVYIINGLGGTVIEQAGGGNDEVRTNYYSQSLGANVERLTYTGTTAFTGYGNAIDNIITGGIGNDTLFGGGGADQFIGGAGVDTAGYTDSTVGVTVNLKTGVHTGIATGDTFTDIEGIRGSNFNDTFVADGRAIAFDGSVGNMDAVDYSTSAAGINVDIRYNTPGRAGIGGDSEGDTLINIEKVIGSAFNDTFTLDNLTATFEGGAGDDVYFLNGVGGTVVEQAGGGNDEVRTTYGQLSLNANVERLTYTGTSAFIGYGNAIDNIITGGIGNDTLFGGGGADQFFGGAGFDTVGYTDSAVAVTVNLKTGVNSGIATGDTFNDIEGVRGSNYNDIFVADGRAIAFDGSVGNMDTVDYSTSAAGINVEIRYNTPGRAGVGGDSEGDTLINIEKVIGSAFNDTFTIDLMTATFEGGAGDDVYFLNGAGGTVVEQSGGGIDEVRTTYGQIALSANVERLTYTGTGAFTGYGNAIDNIITGGAGNDVLFGGGGADQFIGGAGIDTVGYADSTVAVNINLKTGVHSGIAAGDTYVSIEGLRGTGFNDTFIASSAAMAFDGLLGQDVVSYEQSESAVTIDLKTNANSGDAAGDTFAGIEIYQGSSFDDTLSGSASTDIFIGGSGADRIDGREGYDSAWYITSASGVNINLTTNLNLGGDAQGDVLLNIERVVGSHFDDTISASATGNLLEGGLGNDVLYGGNGGDTLYGGLVSAVGPFNLIGISLGPQADMLFGGYGDDYIYSAADDTGTLAFGEAGRDTIIVASGKAEGGEGNDTLTGTGNNFVLLGGTGDDSLTLGIKNAYPWQMSSGGFANGGAGDDTYIVNTAQLVTIRDDGLSLNDTLKLNNIQSAQSLQLARVGDDLYLNDGYYPVSDPTAQGVKLQDWFAGGNTIEHFIAANGDVLPLNGDGFAMFG from the coding sequence ATGGCGGTCATAAACGGAACAAACGGCGCGGATACGCTGGTAGGTACGAGTGGTGATGATGAGATCATCGGATGGGCGGGCAATGATCTGATAATGGGCGGAGCCGGTGCAGACAAGATCGATGGGGGGGCGAATTTAGATACTGTTGATTACTCGGCATCTGCCGCCGGGATCAACGTCGACATTCGTTACAACACCCCAGGTCGTGCAGGCATCGGCGGCGACTCCGAAGGCGATACGCTGATCAACATCGAGAAGGTGATCGGCTCTGCTTTCAACGACACCTTCAGCATCGATACCCTGACGGCGACCTTCGAAGGCGGTGCCGGGGACGACGTTTACATCATCAACGGTCTCGGTGGCACGGTCATCGAGCAGGCCGGCGGTGGCAATGATGAAGTGCGCACCAACTATTATTCGCAGTCGTTGGGTGCCAACGTCGAACGCCTGACTTACACCGGTACCACAGCGTTTACCGGCTACGGCAATGCGATCGACAACATCATCACCGGCGGCATCGGTAATGACACGCTGTTCGGTGGCGGCGGCGCGGATCAATTCATCGGCGGTGCGGGTGTCGACACGGCGGGTTACACCGACAGTACTGTCGGCGTCACCGTCAACCTGAAAACCGGCGTCCACACGGGGATTGCCACCGGTGACACCTTTACCGACATCGAAGGTATTCGTGGCTCCAACTTCAACGACACCTTCGTCGCCGATGGCCGCGCGATTGCCTTCGATGGTTCTGTCGGGAACATGGATGCGGTGGACTATTCGACTTCCGCCGCCGGAATCAACGTCGACATTCGTTACAACACCCCAGGTCGTGCAGGCATCGGAGGCGACTCCGAAGGCGATACGCTGATCAACATCGAGAAGGTGATCGGCTCTGCTTTCAACGACACCTTCAGCATCGATACCCTGACGGCGACCTTCGAAGGCGGTGCCGGGGACGACGTTTACATCATCAACGGTCTCGGTGGCACGGTCATCGAACAGGCCGGCGGTGGCAATGATGAAGTGCGCACCAACTATTATTCGCAGTCGTTGGGTGCCAACGTCGAACGCCTGACTTACACCGGTACCACAGCGTTTACCGGCTACGGCAATGCGATCGACAACATCATCACCGGCGGCATCGGTAATGACACGCTGTTCGGTGGCGGCGGCGCGGATCAATTCATCGGCGGTGCGGGTGTCGACACGGCGGGTTACACCGACAGTACTGTCGGCGTCACCGTCAACCTGAAAACCGGCGTCCACACGGGGATTGCCACCGGTGACACCTTTACCGACATCGAAGGTATTCGTGGCTCCAACTTCAACGACACCTTCGTCGCCGATGGCCGCGCGATTGCCTTCGATGGTTCTGTCGGGAACATGGATGCGGTGGACTATTCGACTTCCGCCGCCGGAATCAACGTCGACATTCGTTACAACACCCCAGGTCGTGCAGGCATCGGAGGCGACTCCGAAGGCGATACGCTGATCAACATCGAGAAGGTGATCGGCTCTGCTTTCAACGACACCTTCAGCATCGATACCCTGACGGCGACCTTCGAAGGCGGTGCCGGGGACGACGTTTACATCATCAACGGTCTCGGTGGCACGGTCATCGAACAGGCCGGCGGTGGCAATGATGAAGTGCGCACCAACTATTATTCGCAGTCGTTGGGTGCCAACGTCGAACGCCTGACTTACACCGGTACCACAGCGTTTACCGGCTACGGCAATGCGATCGACAACATCATCACCGGCGGCATCGGTAATGACACGCTGTTCGGTGGCGGCGGCGCGGATCAATTCATCGGCGGTGCGGGTGTCGACACGGCGGGTTACACCGACAGTACTGTCGGCGTCACCGTCAACCTGAAAACCGGCGTCCACACGGGGATTGCCACCGGTGACACCTTTACCGACATCGAAGGTATTCGTGGCTCCAACTTCAACGACACCTTCGTCGCCGATGGCCGCGCGATTGCCTTCGATGGTTCTGTCGGGAACATGGATGCGGTGGACTATTCGACTTCCGCCGCCGGAATCAACGTCGACATTCGTTACAACACCCCAGGTCGTGCAGGCATCGGAGGCGACTCCGAAGGCGATACGCTGATCAACATCGAGAAGGTGATCGGCTCTGCTTTCAACGACACCTTCAGCATCGATACCCTGACGGCGACCTTCGAAGGCGGTGCCGGGGACGACGTTTACATCATCAACGGTCTCGGTGGCACGGTCATCGAACAGGCCGGCGGTGGCAATGATGAAGTGCGCACCAACTATTATTCGCAGTCGTTGGGTGCCAACGTCGAACGCCTGACTTACACCGGTACCACAGCGTTTACCGGCTACGGCAATGCGATCGACAACATCATCACCGGCGGCATCGGTAATGACACGCTGTTCGGTGGCGGCGGCGCGGATCAATTCATCGGCGGTGCGGGTGTCGACACGGCGGGTTACACCGACAGTACTGTCGGCGTCACCGTCAACCTGAAAACCGGCGTCCACACGGGGATTGCCACCGGTGACACCTTTACCGACATCGAAGGTATTCGTGGCTCCAATTTCAACGACACCTTCGTCGCCGATGGCCGCGCGATTGCCTTCGATGGCTCTGTCGGGAACATGGATGCGGTGGACTATTCGACTTCCGCCGCCGGAATCAACGTCGACATTCGTTACAACACCCCAGGTCGTGCAGGCATCGGAGGCGATTCCGAAGGCGATACGCTGATCAACATCGAGAAGGTGATCGGCTCTGCTTTCAACGACACGTTCACCCTCGATAATCTTACGGCCACCTTCGAAGGTGGCGCGGGTGACGATGTGTACTTCCTCAATGGTGTTGGCGGCACGGTGGTCGAGCAGGCTGGAGGGGGCAATGACGAGGTTCGGACCACCTACGGTCAGCTCAGTCTGAACGCCAATGTAGAACGCTTGACCTATACCGGCACTAGTGCGTTCATCGGATACGGCAATGCGATCGACAACATCATCACCGGCGGCATCGGTAATGACACGCTGTTCGGTGGCGGCGGTGCCGACCAGTTCTTCGGCGGTGCGGGCTTCGATACGGTGGGCTACACCGACAGCGCGGTGGCAGTGACTGTTAACCTGAAAACCGGCGTTAATAGCGGCATTGCGACTGGCGATACCTTCAACGACATCGAAGGTGTTCGCGGTTCCAACTACAACGATATCTTCGTCGCCGATGGCCGCGCCATTGCCTTCGATGGCTCTGTCGGGAACATGGATACGGTTGACTATTCGACTTCCGCCGCGGGGATCAACGTCGAGATTCGCTACAACACTCCAGGCCGCGCAGGCGTGGGTGGCGACTCCGAAGGCGATACCCTGATCAACATCGAGAAGGTCATCGGTTCCGCTTTCAACGACACGTTCACCATTGACCTGATGACGGCCACCTTCGAAGGCGGTGCGGGTGACGACGTGTACTTCCTCAATGGCGCCGGCGGCACGGTGGTCGAGCAGTCCGGCGGGGGTATTGACGAGGTGCGGACCACTTACGGTCAGATCGCACTGAGTGCCAACGTCGAACGCCTGACCTACACCGGCACCGGTGCGTTCACCGGATACGGCAACGCCATCGACAACATCATTACGGGTGGGGCGGGTAATGACGTGTTGTTCGGCGGTGGTGGAGCCGACCAGTTTATCGGCGGCGCCGGGATCGACACCGTGGGCTATGCGGACAGCACGGTAGCGGTCAATATCAACCTCAAGACAGGCGTGCATTCGGGGATCGCGGCGGGGGACACCTACGTCAGCATCGAGGGCCTGCGTGGCACCGGTTTCAACGATACTTTCATTGCATCCAGTGCGGCCATGGCGTTCGATGGCCTGCTGGGCCAGGACGTGGTCAGCTACGAGCAGTCCGAAAGCGCCGTGACCATTGACCTGAAAACCAACGCCAACAGCGGCGACGCGGCGGGAGACACCTTCGCCGGCATTGAGATCTATCAGGGCAGTAGCTTTGACGACACGCTGTCCGGCTCGGCCAGCACCGATATCTTCATTGGTGGTAGTGGTGCCGACAGGATCGACGGGCGAGAAGGGTATGACAGTGCCTGGTACATCACCAGTGCGTCAGGGGTAAACATCAATCTGACGACCAACCTCAATCTGGGCGGAGATGCTCAAGGTGATGTCTTGCTCAATATCGAGCGAGTAGTCGGCAGTCACTTCGATGACACCATTTCAGCCAGCGCAACCGGAAACCTTCTCGAGGGTGGGCTGGGCAATGATGTGCTGTATGGCGGTAATGGCGGTGACACCCTGTATGGCGGGCTGGTCTCCGCCGTCGGACCGTTCAACCTGATCGGCATTTCCCTTGGACCGCAAGCAGACATGCTGTTTGGCGGCTACGGTGACGACTACATCTACAGTGCTGCGGACGACACCGGCACCCTGGCCTTCGGAGAGGCGGGGCGAGACACGATCATTGTTGCTTCAGGCAAGGCAGAGGGTGGCGAGGGTAACGACACGCTCACGGGCACGGGCAATAATTTTGTCCTGCTGGGCGGGACGGGCGATGACTCACTGACGCTCGGGATAAAAAATGCTTACCCTTGGCAAATGAGCTCTGGTGGCTTTGCCAATGGGGGGGCGGGTGACGACACCTACATCGTCAACACCGCCCAGTTGGTGACCATCCGTGACGATGGGCTAAGTCTCAATGACACGCTGAAACTGAACAACATTCAGTCGGCCCAGTCATTGCAACTCGCACGGGTGGGTGATGACCTATACCTCAATGACGGTTATTACCCTGTGTCTGACCCCACCGCCCAGGGGGTAAAGCTGCAAGACTGGTTCGCGGGTGGCAACACCATCGAACACTTCATAGCGGCCAACGGTGATGTTCTGCCACTCAATGGTGATGGGTTTGCCATGTTTGGCTGA